The Candidatus Methylomirabilota bacterium region TTGAAGTTGCTCCTGGAGGAGGCCGGAATCCAGGCCGGCGACGGATCGGAGGGTCGGCAATGGGAGGGGGGAGCTGCTGCTTTTCAAGAGTTCCAGGATACGATCCCGAGAAGAACCGTGCTCCAGTATCTTCAAATGGGCAACGACCTCCGGTCGCCTTCGTCGCTTGAGAGGGGCGTAGGGGTCCAGGATGATCCCGCCGCCGATCGTGGTCATAGGCGAGTAGCTCCGGAGGACATACCGATCGTGAGGCTGAGCGGCGGTGGGCTGCTCAAGACGGAGGTGAACATATGCCTCCCCTCCCGGGTTCACCTCTTCGCGGTCTAAGACAATGACACGGGCCAGGATCTCGACCGTGCCGAGATGGAATCGGACTCGAGCCCGGTTCCTCAACGGCCTTGGGGCGTCCGGCAGTAGTGCCAGCGTGGCCTCCATGGATGTGCTGACCCGGAGGGTGTTGGGAGAGCAGAGGATATCTCCCCGCTCGATCTGGTCTGTCTCGATTCCCGGAACGTTGACCGCCGTTCTCTGGGCCGCAAAGGCCCGTTCCACACTCTGGTTGTGGACCTGGAGCCGCCGGACCCGCGAGTGCAGGTCCTTGGGGAGGATCGTCACCTCGTCGCCGATGGCAAGGGAGCCAGTCCAGAGGGTTCCGGTCACGACGGTGCCAAAGCCCCGGATCGTGAAGACGCGGTCAATAGGAAGTCGGAGGACTCCGTCCGTGCGTCTCGGATGGGTCTCGGTGGCGAGGCTGGCGAGGGCGTCTCGGAGTTCAGCGAGGCCCTCGCCATTGATGGCGGAGACAGGGACGATCGGCGCATCCTGGAGGGATGTTCCCGCCAGGAAGGTCCGGACCTCCTCTGACACCAGCTCGAGCCAATCGGGATCTACCAGGTCTTTCTTGGTAAGAGCAAGAAGTCCCCGTCGGATGCCCAGGAGCTCGCAGATGTGCAGGTGCTCTCGGGTCTGGGGCATGACCCCTTCGTCGGCGGCAATGACCAGGATGACCAGATCGATCCCTCCCACGCCAGCCAGCATCGTTTTGACGAACCGTTCGTGGCCGGGAACATCCACAATCCCGAGGATGATGTCATCCCCAAGCCTCAGGGAGGCAAAGCCGAGCTCGATGGAAATTCCTCGCTCCTTCTCCTCCTTGAGCCGGTCGGTATCGATACCGGTGAGGGCCTTCACCAGGGCGGTCTTGCCGTGATCGATGTGGCCCGCGGTCCCGATGACGATGCGTTTCATGGGCGGATCCCCTCGACTTCCGAACGTCCATTACCTACACGGAGCGGCATGGTACCGGAATTATACGGAGCCACCGTCCAAACCTCAATAGGGTTCCGGGCAGTGGATGCGGTCATCGGAGAGGGAAAGGATAGGAGCCAGATGAACACGGGGGAGGACTTATCGGGCAGGTGTCGGCTCGGGAGCCGTGTACAGGATCCGCTCTGGATGGGTGTAGAGATGAAAGCCATCCCCGCGGGCGTAACCGATCAAGGTAATTCCGAGCTGTTTTGCCCCTTCAATAGCTAAGGAAGTGGGGGAGGTCCGCGAGATGATGAAGGGGGTTCCCATGTGCGCTCCCTTCCGGAGCATCTCCGAGGAGATCCGTCCGGTACTCAAAAGGAGTCGCCCCTGAGTCGGGATTTCCTTTAACAGGGCCTCCCCCATAATCTTGTCCAAAGCATTGTGGCGGCCGACATCCTCTGCCACAATGAGGAGCCTCTCACCGTCGCTCAGGGCCGCCCCGTGGACCCCTCGGGTGGCATTGTACAGGGTACAGGCATCAAAGAGC contains the following coding sequences:
- the selB gene encoding selenocysteine-specific translation elongation factor; amino-acid sequence: MKRIVIGTAGHIDHGKTALVKALTGIDTDRLKEEKERGISIELGFASLRLGDDIILGIVDVPGHERFVKTMLAGVGGIDLVILVIAADEGVMPQTREHLHICELLGIRRGLLALTKKDLVDPDWLELVSEEVRTFLAGTSLQDAPIVPVSAINGEGLAELRDALASLATETHPRRTDGVLRLPIDRVFTIRGFGTVVTGTLWTGSLAIGDEVTILPKDLHSRVRRLQVHNQSVERAFAAQRTAVNVPGIETDQIERGDILCSPNTLRVSTSMEATLALLPDAPRPLRNRARVRFHLGTVEILARVIVLDREEVNPGGEAYVHLRLEQPTAAQPHDRYVLRSYSPMTTIGGGIILDPYAPLKRRRRPEVVAHLKILEHGSSRDRILELLKSSSSPLPLPTLRSVAGLDSGLLQEQLQELLGLEKIISLKGREGEAYLHREAYDDLKGTMLSLLKQFHTQHPLREGISKEELRSRMATRVSPPLFTQLLTDLTQAGEVAQDRDRVHLTAHQAQLSPAETALQERLENHYQKAGLQPPTTDAAFKEAATDRKAAQAVFFRLVEQGILIKINDELYLHRDAYERAKALLRAHFERHPSISVPTFKDLLGLTRKHAIPFLEHFDQIKLTRRSGDERVLYGQ
- the fdhD gene encoding formate dehydrogenase accessory sulfurtransferase FdhD; this translates as MGTYRFKAGRFEALDKGVVTERPLTIMVNGQELATMMSTPVQLDCLVVGFLSFEGIIEDLSEIASLEIYEEMGLAEVTLTKPFTPPTRRVFTSGCSGGITFSLTLQQYPPILTDDLLRPEQVYPLMRQLFDACTLYNATRGVHGAALSDGERLLIVAEDVGRHNALDKIMGEALLKEIPTQGRLLLSTGRISSEMLRKGAHMGTPFIISRTSPTSLAIEGAKQLGITLIGYARGDGFHLYTHPERILYTAPEPTPAR